Proteins co-encoded in one Arachis hypogaea cultivar Tifrunner chromosome 13, arahy.Tifrunner.gnm2.J5K5, whole genome shotgun sequence genomic window:
- the LOC112735282 gene encoding protein MAIN-LIKE 1-like, translated as MGDDPARLYRLDGVSHIAGVINDEPQRCIRSMRRQQGMPLDERYVPYLQMAGLYHLARLNDRWFRLDEPLVSAFVERWRPETHTFHMPFGECTITLQDVAYQLGLAVDGRYVSGCLTDFHLYIEGGRPASVWFEELLGVIPPPSQVQKFAVNCTWFQETFG; from the exons ATGGGGGACGATCCTGCAAGGCTGTATCGGTTGGATGGGGTTtctcatatagccggggtcatcaacgacgag CCACagcgatgcatcaggagcatgcggcggcaaCAAGGCATGCCACTCGATGAGCGTTATGTTCCGTACCTGCAGATGGCCGGGTTATACCATCTGGCTAGactgaacgatagatggttccggTTAGACGAGCCCCTTGTCAGCGCCTTCGTCgagaggtggcgtcctgagacgcaTACATTCCACATGCccttcggagagtgcacgatcacgcttcaggacgtggcataccagttGGGGTTAGCAGTGGACGGGCGTTATGTCAGCGGTTGCCTTACAGACTTCCATCTGTATATCGAGGGTGGACGTCCAGCTTCGGTGTGGTTTGAGGAGTTGCTTGGAGTGATACCTCCTCCGAGCCAGGTTCAGAAGTTCGCAGTAAACTGCACCTGGTTCCAGGAGACTTTCGGATAG
- the LOC112735283 gene encoding serine/threonine-protein phosphatase 7 long form homolog has protein sequence MGSYSWGSAALVWLYRCMCRVVNRHVVKLAGPLQLLQSWIFWCFPRFRPAGYDTSSWPLASRWSGYSPFYSQKGPRLQSTRLEIDRLQARDFIWMPYSSPEVLQVVHPEVLEPRHMAVWRSVTSLIYFAVLEWHQVDRVLPQFGGVQPLPRPALNIDFLMSKDGRGSDRWFPSALPDWHIHRETRADHVLRFDVVADSGPSHAYLDWWS, from the exons ATGGGTTCCTACAGTTGGGGGTCTGCAGCATTGGtgtggttgtaccggtgcatgtgccgagtggtAAACAGACATGTGGTCAAGCTAGCCGGCCCACTTCAGCTACTTCAGTCCTGGATATTCTGGTGCTTTCCCAGGTTTAGGCCTGCTGGGTATGATACGTCCAGCTGGCCTTTGGCATCGAG GTGGTCAGGTTACAGCCCTTTCTACAGCCAGAAGGGTCCTCGACTGCAGAGCACGAGACTAGAGATAGACAGGTTACAGGCCAGGGAT TTTATCTGGATGCCTTATAGCTCCCCCGAGGTACTTCAGGTTGTGCATCCGGAGGTGTTGGAGCCTCGACACATGGCAGTGTGGCGTTCTGTCACGTCGCTGATATACTTTGCCGTCTTAGAGTGGCATCAGGTAGACAGGGTGCTACCGCAGTTCGGTGGTGTGCAGCCCCTCCCGCGtcccgccctgaacatcgactttctgatgtcgaAGGACGGGAGAGGCAGTGATCGTTGGTTCCCGTCCGCCTTACCGGATTGGCATATTCATCGGGAGACCCGTGCGGACCACGTCCTCCGGTTCGATGTTGTTGCCGATTCTGGACCTTCGCACGCCTATCTAGACTGGTGGAGCTAG